The proteins below come from a single Bactrocera dorsalis isolate Fly_Bdor chromosome 5, ASM2337382v1, whole genome shotgun sequence genomic window:
- the LOC105226466 gene encoding transient receptor potential channel pyrexia isoform X2 produces MENVRFSIIENDLKWNSESHETHDFFFDKRSISSENSSNSDAVFSDEAHEILLWQQQHQMIWDQLEIEETLSLVPNSIAIFEMVKTNCFMALTPATNDANLAILYSSIYGCTENIILLLDHYGADPNCKDLRGRTPLHFACCRGNAHIAKVLLDRGADPNRFDGKKEVTPLHCAASAKSVECILLLLKRKAHINIGIEKRSALHFAIDRNAVECVETLLKYGADPNTPQVYTETPLHTACALGFSKCVELLLNHGADVRSQFGEGKLTALHLAAENDYVECVRLLLEHGAEVDCRNASHQTPLHLACLSQSIETVDLLIKHGANVNAVYRDGRTALHAAIVKQSRSLDCCNALLKAGANVNKADNYGYTPLHIAALNEFSNCVYTFIEHGADITARTSGNVSALSFIVRRTPEIIPKLTAKMDSSIKMAHGLQGYAKYWENWLQWAIVFGVLLCVTPEILIPTNLLAVPTWQHHVAAIVVYLVWLELMMLVGRFPIFGVYVQMFTKVAGNFCKFLLAYICLLIAFCLSFSVLFNDYPPFENITWSLLKAITMMSGELEFEDIFYGDIPVKFPVTSHILFLCFVLLVTVILTNLMVGLAVSDIQGLQVSATLDRLVRQAELISRLESLFFSRLLRRAPVKLMQLCKRSALLRTSRNKLQFVTRPNDPRDNQLPEDIKLNIYKLVAERRDRNLSLRRRKLESNYNMFNQSLQRQYEEKKRCTAIPVGSSADKTSANSVTKNNNINNKKSSNDLKEPHITITVRENDCLLRPRSATNVHDQLMAESDVAVKLKSQVNGISDVRAEVMALREQLRAIGQKLDSFADSASKKLNFTAEEMCRIKIHLEQKATFQC; encoded by the exons ATGGAAAATGTGCGCTTTTCCATTATT GAGAACGATCTCAAGTGGAATTCGGAGAGTCATGAAACACACGATTTCTTTTTCGATAAGCGCAGCATCTCCAGCGagaacagcagcaacagcgatGCTGTATTCAGCGATGAAGCGCATGAGATCTTACtgtggcagcagcagcatcagATGATCTGGGACCAGCTTGAGATCGAGGAGACGCTCAGTCTAGTGCCGAATTCGATTGCCATATTCGAAATGGTTAAGACAAATTGCTTTATGG CACTTACACCAGCCACCAACGACGCCAACTTAGCGATACTGTATTCCTCGATCTATGGTTGCACAGAGAATATTATACTCTTGCTCGATCACTATGGCGCCGATCCCAATTGTAAGGACTTAAGAGGTCGCACGCCGCTGCATTTCGCCTGCTGTCGTGGAAATGCGCACATCGCCAAGGTTTTGTTGGACCGTGGTGCTGATCCTAATCGTTTTGATGGCAAAAAGGAGGTAACACCTCTACACTGTGCTGCCAG TGCAAAGAGCGTGGAATGCATTTTGCTGCTACTGAAACGGAAAGCGCACATCAACATTGGCATTGAGAAGCGTTCGGCATTGCATTTCGCTATCGATCGCAACGCTGTCGAATGTGTGGAGACGTTGCTCAAATATGGCGCAGATCCCAACACGCCACAG GTTTACACAGAAACGCCGCTGCACACCGCTTGCGCATTAGGCTTCAGTAAATGTGTGGAACTGCTTTTGAATCATGGTGCAGATGTGCGCTCCCAGTTCGGTGAAGGGAAACTGACAGCCTTGCACTTGG CCGCTGAGAATGATTACGTCGAATGTGTACGTTTGCTGCTGGAGCACGGTGCGGAAGTGGATTGTCGTAATGCCAGCCACCAGACCCCACTGCATTTGGCTTGTCTATCGCAATCCATCGAAACTGTCGATTTACTGATCAAGCATGGCGCCAACGTGAATGCTGTCTACAGGGACGGTCGCACCGCTTTGCATGCTGCAATCGTCAAACAATCTCGTAGTTTGGACTGTTGTAATGCTTTATTGAAAGCGGGTGCCAATGTCAACAAAGCGGATAATTATGGTTATACGCCTCTGCATATAGCGGCCTTGAATGAGTTCAGTAATTGCGTCTACACTTTCATTG AACATGGCGCAGATATAACGGCTCGCACCTCGGGCAATGTGTCCGCTTTGTCTTTCATCGTGCGCCGTACACCTGAGATTATACCGAAACTGACGGCCAAAATGGATAGTTCAATTAAG ATGGCTCACGGCTTACAAGGCTATGCGAAGTACTGGGAGAATTGGCTACAGTGGGCCATCGTGTTTGGTGTCTTGCTGTGTGTG ACACCAGAGATTCTGATCCCCACAAATTTGTTGGCGGTGCCCACTTGGCAACATCATGTGGCGGCTATTGTGGTGTATTTAGTTTGGCTGGAGCTAATGATGCTAGTAGGACGCTTCCCCATATTCGGCGTTTATGTGCAAATGTTCACAAAAG TTGCCGGTAACTTTTGCAAATTCCTCTTGGCCTATATCTGTTTATTGATTGCCTTCTGCCTCAGCTTCTCGGTGCTATTCAACGACTATCCACCATTTGAGAATATCACATG GTCGCTGCTCAAAGCCATCACAATGATGTCCGGTGAACTGGAGTTTGAGGATATATTTTATGGTGATATACCCGTTAAATTTCCAGTTACCTCACATATTTTGTTTCTCTGCTTTGTATTGCTCGTGACGGTCATACTCACTAACCTTATGGTGGGTTTGGCTGTCAGCGACATTCAGGGTCTACAAGTATCGGCCACCCTAGATCGGTTGGTGCGTCAGGCAGAGCTTATTTCACGACTAGAAAGCTTATTCTTCTCACGCTTACTTCGCCGAGCACCAGTAAAGTTAATGCAACTCTGCAAGCGTAGCGCGCTATTACGCACTTCACGCAACAAATTACAGTTCGTGACTCGGCCAAATGATCCGCGTGACAATCAATTACCCGAGGACATCAAGTTGAATATTTACAAGCTGGTGGCTGAGCGACGCGATCGCAATTTGAGTTTACGTCGGCGAAAGCTCGAAAGTAACTACAACATGTTCAATCAGAGCTTACAGCGACAGTATGAAGAAAAAAAGCGTTGCACTGCCATACCAGTTGGGTCGTCGGCTGATAAAACATCAGCAAACTCCGTAacgaaaaacaataatataaataataaaaaatcaagtaACGATTTAAAGGAACCGCATATTACGATTACGGTGCGCGAAAACGACTGCTTGTTACGACCGCGTTCGGCTACCAATGTGCACGATCAGTTAATGGCCGAAAGCGATGTGGCCGTAAAGCTTAAGAGCCAGGTCAATGGCATTTCGGATGTGCGCGCCGAAGTGATGGCGCTGCGCGAGCAATTGCGCGCGATCGGCCAAAAATTAGACAGCTTTGCGGACAGTGCAAGCAAGAAACTAAATTTTACAGCTGAAGAAATGTGTCGAATAAAAATTCATCTCGAGCAGAAAGCAACCTTTCAGTGTTGA
- the LOC105226465 gene encoding uncharacterized protein LOC105226465, translating into MNSKLAILCICVQMCALASGRPQQWQWEGPIFSNPFLPDRPGAGTTTTTPAPPASSTTVPSPRYLACLRACPTTMEYNPVCGSDSQNYHNHARLDCAARCGQDVVFVRMGTCNAL; encoded by the exons ATGAATTCGAAATTAGCTATATTGTGTATTTGTg TGCAAATGTGCGCGCTGGCAAGTGGGCGTCCCCAACAGTGGCAGTGGGAGGGTCCAATTTTTTCGAATCCATTTTTGCCTGATCGCCCTG GTGCCGGCACTACGACTACCACTCCTGCTCCGCCCGCCTCGTCGACAACAGTGCCTTCGCCTCGTTATCTAGCCTGTTTGAGGGCCTGTCCCACCACCATGGAATACAATCCTGTTTGCGGCAGCGACAGTCAGAATTATCACAACCACGCTCGTCTGGACTGCGCCGCACGTTGCGGTCAAG atgttgtttttgtgcgcATGGGAACCTGTAATGCCTTATAA
- the LOC105226468 gene encoding tigger transposable element-derived protein 6 produces the protein MPPTKNVLSIKDKMEIINVFEKEKISVREIAKRFYISKSQAAEIKKNSETIRSKWESGANVHQKRSFIKEGGSDIDKICFDWFTKARRQNIPISGPIVQAKAKEVAQKLGVLNFAASDGWLNRWRIRNNVAFRSISGETSDVSSMDVEQFKAKLPSLLRDYQPEDIYNADESGLFFRALPDKTLRLKSEKCMSGQLSKERLTILFCINMAGQKEQLLVVGKETLSRPFKHLSLNELPVDWQSNNKAWMTREIMTTWLTQLNRKMKLQNRKIILFLDNAASHHSHMNFTNVKIVFLPPISTAVCQPLDQGIIQNFKIEYRSLMLQHLLPKIDSASSASELANSINVLEALYFIQTSWNKIKATTIKNCFLKAGFPQTNQNVPDFDDEDDKFQASYRNLKNVIPFNFDDFVKIDKVVFTEENSIEIQVEPDLAEMSDSDDETIEEIAEPIVSYKDAFEHIALLKQFAKDDFIAFNLLKNVETHFETQLLKLNQSRPKQSTIIKFFQPN, from the exons ATGCCACcgacaaaaaatgttttatctattaaagataaaatggaaataattaaTGTGTtcgagaaagaaaaaataagtgTTCGTGAGATTGCGAAAAG gTTCTATATTAGCAAATCGCAAGctgcagaaattaaaaaaaatagtgaaaccATTCGTTCTAAATGGGAGTCTGGAGCTAATGTTCATCAAAAGAGAAGTTTTATAAAGGAAGGAGGATCTGATATTGACAAAATATGTTTTGACTGGTTCACTAAGGCTAGAAGACAAAACATTCCTATTTCTGGTCCGATTGTACAAGCTAAGGCGAAAGAAGTAGCGCAGAAGTTGGGTGTATTAAATTTTGCTGCATCAGATGGATGGTTAAATCGATGGCGCATACGAAATAATGTTGCTTTTAGGAGCATATCTGGTGAAACTTCAGATGTAAGCTCGATGGATGTTGAGCAATTCAAGGCAAAGTTACCATCTCTGCTCCGCGACTACCAGCCAGAAGACATTTACAATGCCGACGAAAGCGGACTATTCTTTCGGGCATTACCTGACAAAACTCTCCGTCTTAAGTCCGAAAAATGTATGAGCGGCCAATTAAGTAAGGAGAGGCTGACAATACTATTTTGTATAAACATGGCTGGACAAAAGGAACAGCTTTTGGTCGTTGGAAAGGAAACCCTTTCTCGACCATTTAAACATCTTTCTTTAAATGAACTTCCAGTGGATTGGCAATCTAACAACAAAGCATGGATGACTCGTGAAATCATGACTACATGGCTAACTCAGCTGAATAggaaaatgaaattacaaaatcggaaaattattttgttcttGGATAATGCAGCATCACATCATAGtcatatgaactttacaaacgTTAAAATAGTTTTCTTGCCGCCAATTTCAACTGCAGTTTGCCAACCTCTTGATCAAGgcataatacaaaattttaaaattgaatatagAAGCTTAATGTTACAACACTTGCTCCCAAAAATCGATTCAGCCAGTTCGGCATCAGAGTTAGCAAATTCTATTAATGTTCTTGAAGCTTTATACTTCATTCAAACCTCGTGGAATAAAATTAAAGCCACAACCATCAAAAACTGCTTTCTTAAAGCTGGTTTCCCACAAACCAATCAAAATGTGCCCGATTTTGATGACGAGGATGATAAATTTCAGGCCTCgtacagaaatttaaaaaatgtaattccttttaattttgacgattttgttaaaattgatAAAGTTGTCTTTACTGAAGAGAATTCTATTGAAATACAAGTTGAACCAGACCTTGCAGAGATGAGTGACTCCGATGACGAAACAATTGAAGAAATTGCCGAGCCAATAGTCTCGTACAAAGACGCATTTGAGCACATTGCTTTATTGAAGCAATTTGCAAAAGATGACTTTATAGCCTTCAATCTCTTAAAGAATGTAGAAACTCATTTTGAAACTCAACTCCTTAAGCTTAACCAATCAAGGCCTAAACAGTCGaccataattaaattttttcaaccaaattaa
- the LOC105226467 gene encoding uncharacterized protein LOC105226467: MKTLRNTFALAAIIVSCATFVAALPRPANDPNAEYELISGGAQVGPKPTFVPVTRKPLIINTPPPTPANSKNFAFDPITKTWTLVKKDAPIPSEGTLIWNQSNDKWLTETARRV, from the exons ATGAAAACGTTACGGAATACTTTCGCGCTTG CCGCAATAATAGTTAGCTGTGCAACATTTGTTGCTGCTTTGCCCCGGCCAGCTAACGATCCCAACGCCGAGTATGAATTGATAAGCGGTGGCGCCCAGGTTGGTCCTAAGCCCACTTTTGTACCGGTAACGCGAAAACCGCTGATAATTAACACCCCACCGCCGACTCCAGCCAACTCGAAGAACTTCGCCTTTGACCCGATCACCAAAACATGGACTCTAGTGAAGAAGGACGCTCCCATACCATCGGAAGGCACACTCATATGGAACCAAAGCAACGACAAATGGTTGACCGAAACAGCCAGGCGCGTCTAA
- the LOC105226466 gene encoding transient receptor potential channel pyrexia isoform X1, whose product MENVRFSIIENDLKWNSESHETHDFFFDKRSISSENSSNSDAVFSDEAHEILLWQQQHQMIWDQLEIEETLSLVPNSIAIFEMVKTNCFMALTPATNDANLAILYSSIYGCTENIILLLDHYGADPNCKDLRGRTPLHFACCRGNAHIAKVLLDRGADPNRFDGKKEVTPLHCAASAKSVECILLLLKRKAHINIGIEKRSALHFAIDRNAVECVETLLKYGADPNTPQVYTETPLHTACALGFSKCVELLLNHGADVRSQFGEGKLTALHLAAENDYVECVRLLLEHGAEVDCRNASHQTPLHLACLSQSIETVDLLIKHGANVNAVYRDGRTALHAAIVKQSRSLDCCNALLKAGANVNKADNYGYTPLHIAALNEFSNCVYTFIEHGADITARTSGNVSALSFIVRRTPEIIPKLTAKMDSSIKVNDHEIGDVDCEIKLDFRLLVPPTSFERGETELLLSLIEVGQKRLLMHPLCETFLFLKWRRIRKFFLMSLLYHAIYVFLFTMYIVGVYARNCDKNPKCEAPAYISTVGYFVIILNLILMGKEIFQMAHGLQGYAKYWENWLQWAIVFGVLLCVTPEILIPTNLLAVPTWQHHVAAIVVYLVWLELMMLVGRFPIFGVYVQMFTKVAGNFCKFLLAYICLLIAFCLSFSVLFNDYPPFENITWSLLKAITMMSGELEFEDIFYGDIPVKFPVTSHILFLCFVLLVTVILTNLMVGLAVSDIQGLQVSATLDRLVRQAELISRLESLFFSRLLRRAPVKLMQLCKRSALLRTSRNKLQFVTRPNDPRDNQLPEDIKLNIYKLVAERRDRNLSLRRRKLESNYNMFNQSLQRQYEEKKRCTAIPVGSSADKTSANSVTKNNNINNKKSSNDLKEPHITITVRENDCLLRPRSATNVHDQLMAESDVAVKLKSQVNGISDVRAEVMALREQLRAIGQKLDSFADSASKKLNFTAEEMCRIKIHLEQKATFQC is encoded by the exons ATGGAAAATGTGCGCTTTTCCATTATT GAGAACGATCTCAAGTGGAATTCGGAGAGTCATGAAACACACGATTTCTTTTTCGATAAGCGCAGCATCTCCAGCGagaacagcagcaacagcgatGCTGTATTCAGCGATGAAGCGCATGAGATCTTACtgtggcagcagcagcatcagATGATCTGGGACCAGCTTGAGATCGAGGAGACGCTCAGTCTAGTGCCGAATTCGATTGCCATATTCGAAATGGTTAAGACAAATTGCTTTATGG CACTTACACCAGCCACCAACGACGCCAACTTAGCGATACTGTATTCCTCGATCTATGGTTGCACAGAGAATATTATACTCTTGCTCGATCACTATGGCGCCGATCCCAATTGTAAGGACTTAAGAGGTCGCACGCCGCTGCATTTCGCCTGCTGTCGTGGAAATGCGCACATCGCCAAGGTTTTGTTGGACCGTGGTGCTGATCCTAATCGTTTTGATGGCAAAAAGGAGGTAACACCTCTACACTGTGCTGCCAG TGCAAAGAGCGTGGAATGCATTTTGCTGCTACTGAAACGGAAAGCGCACATCAACATTGGCATTGAGAAGCGTTCGGCATTGCATTTCGCTATCGATCGCAACGCTGTCGAATGTGTGGAGACGTTGCTCAAATATGGCGCAGATCCCAACACGCCACAG GTTTACACAGAAACGCCGCTGCACACCGCTTGCGCATTAGGCTTCAGTAAATGTGTGGAACTGCTTTTGAATCATGGTGCAGATGTGCGCTCCCAGTTCGGTGAAGGGAAACTGACAGCCTTGCACTTGG CCGCTGAGAATGATTACGTCGAATGTGTACGTTTGCTGCTGGAGCACGGTGCGGAAGTGGATTGTCGTAATGCCAGCCACCAGACCCCACTGCATTTGGCTTGTCTATCGCAATCCATCGAAACTGTCGATTTACTGATCAAGCATGGCGCCAACGTGAATGCTGTCTACAGGGACGGTCGCACCGCTTTGCATGCTGCAATCGTCAAACAATCTCGTAGTTTGGACTGTTGTAATGCTTTATTGAAAGCGGGTGCCAATGTCAACAAAGCGGATAATTATGGTTATACGCCTCTGCATATAGCGGCCTTGAATGAGTTCAGTAATTGCGTCTACACTTTCATTG AACATGGCGCAGATATAACGGCTCGCACCTCGGGCAATGTGTCCGCTTTGTCTTTCATCGTGCGCCGTACACCTGAGATTATACCGAAACTGACGGCCAAAATGGATAGTTCAATTAAGGTAAATGACCACGAAATCGGTGACGTAGACTGTGAAATCAAATTGGATTTTCGTCTGTTGGTGCCGCCAACATCATTTGAACGTGGAGAGACTGAATTGCTTCTGTCGTTAATCGAAGTCGGCCAGAAGCGTTTATTGATGCATCCATTGTGTGAGacttttctttttctaaaaTGGCGCCGCATACGAAAATTCTTTCTGATGAGTCTACTTTATCATGCAATCTATGTCTTCCTATTCACAATGTACATCGTGGGTGTATATGCACGCAACTGTGATAAGAATCCGAAGTGTGAAGCGCCTGCGTACATAAGCACAGTGGGCTATTTCGTTATAATACTGAATTTAATATTGATGggtaaagaaatttttcag ATGGCTCACGGCTTACAAGGCTATGCGAAGTACTGGGAGAATTGGCTACAGTGGGCCATCGTGTTTGGTGTCTTGCTGTGTGTG ACACCAGAGATTCTGATCCCCACAAATTTGTTGGCGGTGCCCACTTGGCAACATCATGTGGCGGCTATTGTGGTGTATTTAGTTTGGCTGGAGCTAATGATGCTAGTAGGACGCTTCCCCATATTCGGCGTTTATGTGCAAATGTTCACAAAAG TTGCCGGTAACTTTTGCAAATTCCTCTTGGCCTATATCTGTTTATTGATTGCCTTCTGCCTCAGCTTCTCGGTGCTATTCAACGACTATCCACCATTTGAGAATATCACATG GTCGCTGCTCAAAGCCATCACAATGATGTCCGGTGAACTGGAGTTTGAGGATATATTTTATGGTGATATACCCGTTAAATTTCCAGTTACCTCACATATTTTGTTTCTCTGCTTTGTATTGCTCGTGACGGTCATACTCACTAACCTTATGGTGGGTTTGGCTGTCAGCGACATTCAGGGTCTACAAGTATCGGCCACCCTAGATCGGTTGGTGCGTCAGGCAGAGCTTATTTCACGACTAGAAAGCTTATTCTTCTCACGCTTACTTCGCCGAGCACCAGTAAAGTTAATGCAACTCTGCAAGCGTAGCGCGCTATTACGCACTTCACGCAACAAATTACAGTTCGTGACTCGGCCAAATGATCCGCGTGACAATCAATTACCCGAGGACATCAAGTTGAATATTTACAAGCTGGTGGCTGAGCGACGCGATCGCAATTTGAGTTTACGTCGGCGAAAGCTCGAAAGTAACTACAACATGTTCAATCAGAGCTTACAGCGACAGTATGAAGAAAAAAAGCGTTGCACTGCCATACCAGTTGGGTCGTCGGCTGATAAAACATCAGCAAACTCCGTAacgaaaaacaataatataaataataaaaaatcaagtaACGATTTAAAGGAACCGCATATTACGATTACGGTGCGCGAAAACGACTGCTTGTTACGACCGCGTTCGGCTACCAATGTGCACGATCAGTTAATGGCCGAAAGCGATGTGGCCGTAAAGCTTAAGAGCCAGGTCAATGGCATTTCGGATGTGCGCGCCGAAGTGATGGCGCTGCGCGAGCAATTGCGCGCGATCGGCCAAAAATTAGACAGCTTTGCGGACAGTGCAAGCAAGAAACTAAATTTTACAGCTGAAGAAATGTGTCGAATAAAAATTCATCTCGAGCAGAAAGCAACCTTTCAGTGTTGA